A region of Dethiosulfovibrio russensis DNA encodes the following proteins:
- the mtnA gene encoding S-methyl-5-thioribose-1-phosphate isomerase → MVPDTLKWSEGELALLDQTKLPWEVAFVRCRTCEEVALAIKSMVVRGAPAIGVAAAYGMALARLAGENMQESRSLLMSTRPTAVNLRWALERMDRLTGASPAAVVDEAVAIHREDLNINKAIGENGASLIPDGATVVTHCNAGAIATAGWGTALGVLRSCVDSGKRIRVYADETRPRLQGGRLTAWELQEDGIDVTVMTDGMAAWLMKREKIDAVLVGADRIAMNGDTANKIGTYGLSIVAKSHGVPFYVAAPMSTFDEGLSDGDGIPIEERDGSEIRSPYGSKLIPEDVPIWNPGFDVTPGENVTAIVTEMGVLRPPYIESIAEAIDRRPKDERGCADR, encoded by the coding sequence ATGGTTCCCGATACGTTGAAATGGAGCGAAGGGGAGCTCGCCCTTTTGGATCAGACGAAACTTCCATGGGAGGTCGCCTTCGTCCGTTGCAGAACCTGCGAAGAGGTTGCCTTAGCCATAAAGTCCATGGTGGTGCGAGGTGCACCTGCCATCGGAGTAGCGGCGGCCTACGGCATGGCTTTGGCCCGTCTGGCCGGAGAGAACATGCAGGAGTCCAGATCTCTTCTGATGTCGACTCGCCCCACGGCGGTAAACCTTCGATGGGCCCTCGAGAGGATGGACAGGTTAACCGGAGCCTCTCCTGCCGCTGTTGTCGATGAGGCAGTGGCGATACACAGGGAGGATCTAAATATAAACAAGGCTATCGGGGAAAACGGAGCCAGCCTTATACCGGACGGGGCTACCGTCGTCACCCACTGCAACGCCGGAGCCATCGCTACAGCAGGTTGGGGAACCGCTCTCGGCGTCCTCAGATCCTGCGTGGATTCCGGCAAGAGAATTCGGGTATACGCCGACGAGACACGTCCCAGGCTTCAGGGAGGACGTCTTACCGCATGGGAGCTTCAAGAGGACGGGATAGACGTCACGGTCATGACCGATGGAATGGCGGCCTGGCTGATGAAAAGAGAGAAAATAGACGCTGTCCTGGTCGGAGCGGATCGGATAGCGATGAACGGCGATACCGCCAACAAGATAGGTACCTACGGACTTTCCATCGTCGCGAAGTCCCACGGAGTGCCTTTCTACGTAGCCGCCCCTATGAGTACCTTCGACGAGGGGCTTTCCGACGGAGATGGCATACCCATAGAGGAGCGGGACGGTTCTGAGATAAGATCTCCCTACGGTTCGAAACTTATACCGGAGGATGTGCCGATCTGGAACCCCGGATTCGACGTCACTCCCGGCGAGAACGTGACCGCCATAGTTACGGAGATGGGGGTTCTCAGACCTCCATACATTGAGTCCATAGCGGAGGCGATTGACCGTCGTCCAAAAGACGAGAGAGGATGTGCTGATAGATGA
- a CDS encoding adenosylhomocysteinase has product MRDFSVADMDMAPKGKQKLDWAWQYMPVLSSLERRYSDERPFDGVRLAACLHLEAKTACLLRTFSRLGAEVFAAGSNPLSTQDDVCAALVSEGVHVFSHRGMDHDSYFGYLRDVLSSDPEIIVDDGADLVATLLDERKDLIGKVKGGSEETTSGVKRLKAMERQGILPFPMISVNDADSKYLFDNRYGTGQSVWDGVMRTTNSLVAGKVVVVAGYGWCGRGVAMRAKALGARVVVTEINPHRAFEALMDGHEVMTMDAAAPLGDIFLTLTGNLDVICARHMDKMKDGVILGNAGHFDVEISKSDLTSIASGVSEVRPNVTCYRTKDGRNIYLLGEGRLVNLAAGDGHPIEIMDLSFALQLLSALHVHRNHGDMDSRLYPVPEDIDRLVVSTKLESLGVSLDELSESQKAYMADWRE; this is encoded by the coding sequence ATGAGGGATTTTTCCGTGGCCGACATGGATATGGCCCCTAAAGGCAAGCAGAAACTGGATTGGGCCTGGCAATATATGCCGGTCCTTTCGTCGTTGGAGAGGCGTTACTCCGACGAGAGACCCTTCGACGGAGTGCGATTGGCCGCCTGTCTTCATCTAGAGGCAAAGACTGCCTGTCTCTTGAGGACCTTTTCCCGTCTGGGAGCAGAGGTCTTCGCCGCCGGAAGCAACCCCCTTTCTACTCAGGACGATGTCTGTGCCGCCCTGGTCTCCGAGGGGGTACATGTTTTTAGTCACAGAGGAATGGATCACGACAGCTACTTCGGTTACCTGAGAGACGTGTTGAGCAGCGATCCGGAGATAATAGTCGACGACGGAGCCGACCTGGTGGCGACCTTGTTGGACGAGAGGAAGGACCTCATAGGAAAGGTCAAAGGCGGTTCGGAGGAGACCACCTCGGGGGTCAAGCGGCTCAAGGCTATGGAGAGACAGGGAATCCTCCCATTCCCGATGATCTCCGTCAACGACGCGGACAGCAAGTACCTTTTCGATAACCGCTATGGCACCGGTCAGTCCGTGTGGGACGGGGTGATGAGGACCACAAACAGCCTCGTCGCCGGCAAGGTAGTGGTGGTAGCAGGATATGGCTGGTGCGGTAGAGGGGTCGCCATGAGGGCTAAGGCCCTGGGGGCCAGGGTGGTAGTGACCGAAATAAACCCTCATAGGGCGTTCGAAGCCCTTATGGATGGTCACGAGGTAATGACCATGGATGCCGCCGCTCCCTTGGGAGATATCTTTCTCACCTTGACAGGCAACCTGGACGTCATATGCGCCAGACACATGGATAAGATGAAAGACGGAGTCATACTGGGCAACGCTGGACATTTCGACGTGGAGATATCAAAGTCCGATCTGACCTCGATAGCCTCCGGTGTCTCCGAGGTCAGACCCAACGTTACCTGCTATCGGACGAAGGACGGTCGGAATATCTACCTCCTGGGGGAGGGACGCCTGGTGAACCTGGCGGCGGGAGACGGACATCCCATAGAGATAATGGATCTCAGCTTTGCGTTGCAGCTCCTGTCGGCCCTCCACGTCCACAGGAACCACGGAGACATGGATTCCAGGCTTTATCCGGTTCCGGAGGATATCGATCGTCTGGTTGTTTCCACCAAGCTGGAGTCCCTGGGAGTTTCTTTGGACGAGCTTTCCGAGTCTCAGAAGGCCTATATGGCGGATTGGAGGGAGTGA
- a CDS encoding amidohydrolase, which translates to MTMLLKDVMFLDGSMDSARSGDILIEDGKISSVGKAGSLIGDDIVDGKGRMAVLPGFVNCHTHAAMSLLRGLGEERPLKEWLEEQIWPVEANLNPERIYWGTRSALMEMASSGTTCFGDMYFEMDKVAEAAKACGMRTGICRGIVGDDESKIEESLALADRYKDDPMVTVQMGPHAPYTVPFDAMKKIASSAKDKGMSVHLHYLETEWELGYLKDDFGTGAMEYLEKTGLCDVSGLILAHCVWFPEDELSDLSRVPATVVHNPGSNLKLGSGVAPVRSMLSSGVSVALGTDGAASNNRLDMWGELRTAALLHKGVLRDPSIVTAREILDGATYRGYRALGFEKAGLIREGWKADLVLVDLDGPNYIGVNEENLGVFLVYAGSSSDVAGTMVDGSWIYIDGEFPGQDEEEVLSHARKARAELIRR; encoded by the coding sequence ATGACGATGCTTCTGAAGGACGTGATGTTTCTCGACGGATCGATGGATTCTGCGAGGTCCGGCGATATCCTGATCGAGGACGGAAAAATATCATCGGTCGGGAAGGCAGGAAGCCTGATCGGAGACGATATTGTGGACGGCAAGGGACGGATGGCGGTACTGCCCGGTTTCGTGAACTGTCATACCCATGCCGCCATGAGCCTTCTGAGGGGGTTGGGAGAGGAGAGGCCTCTGAAAGAGTGGCTGGAAGAACAGATCTGGCCGGTAGAGGCGAACCTCAACCCGGAGAGGATATACTGGGGAACCCGATCCGCCCTCATGGAGATGGCCTCCTCCGGTACCACCTGTTTCGGCGATATGTACTTCGAGATGGACAAAGTGGCAGAAGCCGCCAAGGCATGCGGTATGAGGACAGGGATCTGCCGCGGCATAGTCGGAGACGACGAATCCAAAATAGAGGAATCGCTCGCTTTGGCCGATAGATATAAAGACGATCCCATGGTAACGGTGCAGATGGGCCCCCATGCTCCCTATACGGTACCCTTCGACGCCATGAAGAAGATAGCTTCCTCCGCCAAGGATAAGGGTATGTCCGTACACCTTCACTATCTGGAGACGGAATGGGAGCTGGGATACCTAAAGGATGACTTTGGAACAGGTGCCATGGAATATCTGGAGAAAACCGGACTTTGCGACGTTTCTGGACTCATACTGGCTCACTGTGTCTGGTTTCCGGAGGACGAGCTCTCCGATCTGTCGAGGGTACCGGCCACGGTGGTACACAATCCCGGCAGCAATCTGAAGCTTGGCAGCGGAGTTGCTCCAGTCAGATCTATGCTCTCCAGCGGTGTTTCGGTGGCCTTGGGCACCGACGGAGCCGCCAGTAACAACCGTCTCGATATGTGGGGCGAGCTGAGAACCGCAGCGTTGCTCCATAAGGGGGTCTTGAGAGATCCGTCTATCGTAACCGCCAGGGAGATACTGGATGGTGCTACCTACAGGGGCTATCGGGCTCTGGGGTTCGAAAAAGCCGGTCTTATCAGAGAGGGCTGGAAAGCCGATCTGGTCCTGGTCGATCTGGACGGCCCCAACTACATAGGGGTGAACGAGGAGAACCTGGGGGTCTTCCTGGTATATGCCGGTTCCTCCTCAGACGTGGCAGGGACTATGGTGGACGGTAGCTGGATCTACATAGACGGGGAATTTCCCGGACAGGACGAGGAAGAAGTCCTCTCCCATGCCCGTAAGGCACGGGCTGAACTGATACGCCGTTAG
- the alaS gene encoding alanine--tRNA ligase has translation MEWKSGKEIRRLFVDFWVSKGAKHYESFSLVPEDPTLLFTIAGMVPFKKYYLGIAEPDVDSAVTSQKCVRTNDIDNVGRTARHHTFFEMLGNFSWGGYFKKESITWGWAFLTDVIGLDPDRMYATIYKDDEEAFDVWTKDVGLPDSRILRFGEDENFWFMGPQGPCGPDSEILYDQGPAFSCGPDCKPGCECDRYLEIWNHVFTQYDRQEDGSLLPLPRKNIDTGMGLERLTSLVQGVANDFETDLFRPIMDHVCDMAGIGYGDGPQGDMAAKVISDHIRAVSFMIADGILPSNDGQGYVLRRLLRRAARYGRLIGLKKAFLTDLIPNVMDIMADPYRELLDNRLTIEQVVAVEEKRFGRTLEQGSDLLHQEISSVLAGDGSILSGDVAFELYDTYGYPLELTREICEEKGISVDEDGFRREMEVQRERARSSSKQANAVMTGDLYAELLSEHGATPFLGYDSIELEADLTVLMKEGKVVDSASTGDSVELLLSRTPFYAERGGQVGDQGFVKGDGFVVEVEDTIHPAGDLIIHRGMVTSGTVKSGCKVRAMVDRDRREAITKNHTATHLLHESLIRVLGGHVRQNGSLVSDRFLRFDYTHFEPLSSSEQDEVELMVNQEIQNNKSLKVDETDLATAKNLGAKALFEEKYGDKVRVVSISEFSSELCGGVHVCATGEIGLFKIINDESIGSGIRRITAMTGMNAFRNYQNITGTLKELSSNLGVRPARLIEKIQSMDEENRELQKKLQRYTIRSAMDDLKESVVKTDIGHGVSLYVASIEGVTPDQLREVGDSIKDRDPGSVTLLMSSDGDRTQMVCMVGSGAVEKGLHGGKIVKEVAALFGGKGGGRPTMAQAGGPKIDDMKDILDKAVAIVKGYVK, from the coding sequence ATGGAATGGAAAAGCGGTAAGGAGATCCGTCGACTTTTCGTCGATTTCTGGGTTTCCAAAGGTGCCAAACACTACGAGAGCTTCTCCCTGGTTCCAGAGGATCCTACCCTGTTGTTCACCATAGCAGGTATGGTTCCCTTCAAGAAATATTATCTCGGCATAGCCGAGCCGGATGTGGACAGTGCGGTGACCTCTCAGAAGTGCGTCCGCACGAACGATATAGACAACGTGGGACGTACCGCCAGGCATCACACTTTTTTCGAGATGCTCGGCAACTTCAGCTGGGGAGGGTACTTCAAGAAAGAGTCCATAACCTGGGGGTGGGCGTTTCTCACCGATGTCATCGGCCTAGATCCCGACCGTATGTACGCCACCATATATAAGGACGACGAGGAGGCCTTCGACGTCTGGACAAAGGACGTCGGACTTCCCGACAGCCGTATACTTCGTTTCGGCGAGGACGAGAATTTCTGGTTCATGGGACCTCAGGGGCCCTGCGGCCCCGACTCGGAGATCCTATACGACCAGGGACCGGCATTTTCCTGCGGACCGGACTGCAAGCCCGGTTGCGAGTGCGACAGATATCTTGAGATATGGAACCACGTGTTCACCCAGTACGATCGTCAGGAGGACGGTTCTCTGCTTCCTCTGCCGAGGAAGAACATCGATACGGGAATGGGACTGGAGAGACTCACCTCCCTTGTCCAGGGGGTCGCCAACGATTTCGAGACCGATCTGTTCCGTCCCATAATGGACCATGTGTGCGATATGGCCGGTATAGGATATGGCGACGGTCCCCAGGGGGATATGGCGGCTAAGGTGATCTCGGACCACATAAGGGCTGTCTCCTTCATGATAGCCGACGGTATTCTTCCCTCGAACGACGGACAGGGCTACGTTCTGCGCCGTCTGCTCAGAAGGGCCGCCCGTTACGGCAGGTTGATAGGTCTCAAAAAGGCCTTTCTGACCGACCTCATACCGAACGTCATGGATATAATGGCCGATCCCTACAGGGAGCTTCTGGACAACCGTCTCACCATAGAGCAGGTGGTGGCGGTGGAGGAAAAACGTTTCGGTCGTACCCTGGAGCAGGGCAGCGATCTTCTCCATCAGGAGATATCCTCGGTGCTTGCCGGAGATGGAAGCATACTTTCCGGAGATGTAGCATTCGAGCTTTACGATACTTACGGTTATCCTCTGGAGTTGACCAGAGAGATCTGCGAGGAAAAGGGGATCTCCGTCGACGAGGACGGCTTCCGAAGGGAGATGGAGGTCCAAAGGGAGAGGGCTCGATCCTCCAGCAAGCAGGCCAACGCCGTGATGACTGGAGACCTCTACGCCGAGTTACTTTCTGAACATGGAGCCACTCCCTTCTTGGGGTACGATTCCATCGAGCTGGAGGCAGATCTGACAGTCCTGATGAAGGAAGGGAAGGTCGTCGACAGCGCCTCGACGGGAGACTCGGTTGAACTTCTGTTATCCCGAACTCCATTTTACGCCGAGAGAGGCGGTCAGGTGGGAGACCAGGGCTTCGTCAAGGGCGACGGTTTCGTCGTAGAGGTGGAGGACACAATTCACCCGGCGGGAGATCTCATAATTCATAGAGGAATGGTCACCAGCGGAACCGTAAAGTCCGGTTGTAAGGTTAGGGCAATGGTGGACAGGGATAGGCGGGAGGCCATAACCAAAAACCACACCGCCACTCATCTTCTTCATGAATCGTTGATAAGGGTTCTTGGCGGGCACGTCAGACAGAACGGTTCTCTGGTGTCCGATCGATTTCTACGTTTCGACTACACCCACTTTGAACCTCTGAGCTCCAGCGAGCAGGACGAGGTGGAGCTCATGGTGAACCAGGAGATACAGAACAACAAGTCCCTTAAGGTAGACGAGACCGATCTCGCAACTGCTAAGAACCTGGGGGCGAAGGCTCTTTTCGAGGAGAAATATGGGGACAAGGTAAGAGTGGTATCCATCTCGGAGTTTTCCTCCGAGCTCTGCGGAGGAGTCCACGTCTGTGCCACCGGAGAGATAGGTCTGTTCAAGATCATCAACGACGAAAGTATCGGATCGGGCATCAGGCGGATTACCGCCATGACCGGGATGAACGCCTTCAGAAATTACCAGAACATAACCGGAACCCTGAAAGAGCTTTCCTCGAATCTGGGGGTTCGACCAGCCAGGTTGATAGAGAAGATACAGTCCATGGACGAGGAAAACAGGGAGCTTCAGAAAAAGCTCCAGCGTTACACGATCCGTTCGGCTATGGACGATCTCAAGGAGAGCGTTGTCAAGACCGACATAGGCCATGGAGTATCCCTTTACGTGGCCTCTATAGAAGGAGTTACCCCCGATCAACTTCGGGAGGTCGGAGACAGCATAAAGGATAGGGATCCCGGGTCGGTGACCCTGTTGATGTCCAGCGACGGAGATCGTACCCAGATGGTCTGTATGGTCGGTAGCGGTGCCGTGGAGAAGGGGCTGCACGGAGGGAAGATAGTCAAGGAAGTTGCCGCATTGTTTGGTGGAAAAGGCGGCGGTAGGCCCACCATGGCCCAGGCTGGCGGTCCTAAAATCGACGATATGAAGGACATTCTCGATAAGGCAGTGGCCATAGTGAAAGGGTACGTAAAGTGA
- the ruvX gene encoding Holliday junction resolvase RuvX: MTRRIVALDMGTVRIGVAMSDPLGSFAQGVAVWDAEGDWLSDLRELVTCRNVSTVVVGLPIRENGTKGPSAENVEAKTEAVREAFPDLEIVMWDERYTSTIANRVLIEGDVSRKKRKGQVDKVAATVILQGYLDSLRR; this comes from the coding sequence GTGACGAGAAGAATCGTGGCTTTGGATATGGGGACCGTCCGAATAGGGGTCGCCATGAGCGACCCCCTGGGATCTTTCGCCCAGGGGGTCGCGGTATGGGACGCCGAAGGAGACTGGCTCTCCGATTTGAGGGAGCTCGTCACCTGTCGGAACGTATCCACCGTGGTGGTAGGGCTTCCCATAAGAGAGAATGGAACTAAGGGGCCTTCCGCCGAGAACGTGGAGGCCAAGACCGAGGCGGTAAGAGAGGCCTTTCCCGATTTGGAGATAGTCATGTGGGACGAGAGATACACCTCCACCATAGCCAACAGGGTGTTGATCGAGGGAGACGTGTCCAGAAAAAAAAGAAAGGGTCAGGTGGACAAGGTAGCCGCGACGGTGATATTGCAGGGATATCTGGATTCCCTGAGGAGGTAA
- the mutS gene encoding DNA mismatch repair protein MutS: MLKSFTLPDGVKMTPMLEQFVRWKNEYPEALLFFRMGDFYELFFDDARVASEVLDIALTARDQGKKIPMAGIPHHASESYLGKLIKKGYHVAICEQMTEPDGRSLVDRQVIRLVTPGTYLPEETGNDGRLVAVRKLDRYRWAVGSLEPGTGFLEAGAMPLDEVRGFLSAYRGSEILRPKGKIPEEIAFLIESSPVVELPVEDFDPAGGARWLQHRWDLASLQGFGFQDGAPEIGVAAALLRYLEETQFGAARHVSGIAPVLSSRYLHLDVTTQRNLELFDGDGPSLYDILNRCKTACGRRRLREWITRPLMDPGEISRRLDVQETLLNSSDGLNDLQDGLGHCKDIERSLARLHMRSGNPRDLAAIRDTLSALPSIEVALKDVGLSHLLPCSDDFRDISDLLAGGIEDSPSRVLGNGKIVRDGFDDKLDEWRGFAERGQEWLNDFTQRERDRLSIPRLKTGYSRVFGYYLEIGKGSMRDDLELPEDYRRRQTLVSAERYTTSELRDFEERMSRSEEEVRKRETELYGMLLERTLEKTEKLQSLGRALGNLDVLVSLAEVSRERGYIRPEFSDGGDISIKGGRHPVVEAVQKEIPFVPNDVDMKMDGNRLAIVTGPNMAGKSTYLRMTALLVIMAQMGTYIPAESAELGLCDRVFTRLGARDELAFGNSTFMVEMVETANILHNVTDRSLVILDEVGRGTSTYDGMSIAWAVLEYLQGACGRCPKVLFATHYHELTALEGRMPHVFNLRVEVEERPDGVTFLHRVVPGPADRSYGVEVARLAGLPRVVLCRAQELLERFEKSSDDGASVPGPSVQMEFFDLKGDAIIQELASLSPDDLTPIQALEKVYELHEEARKAVKP; the protein is encoded by the coding sequence ATGTTGAAAAGCTTCACCTTGCCGGACGGAGTAAAGATGACTCCCATGTTGGAGCAATTCGTCCGGTGGAAAAACGAGTACCCCGAAGCTCTTCTTTTCTTTCGTATGGGAGATTTCTACGAGCTTTTTTTCGACGACGCCAGAGTGGCCTCGGAGGTTCTCGATATAGCCTTGACCGCCAGGGACCAGGGCAAAAAGATCCCCATGGCCGGGATCCCTCACCATGCGTCGGAGAGCTATCTTGGAAAATTGATAAAAAAAGGCTATCACGTGGCCATCTGCGAACAGATGACCGAGCCGGATGGCCGTTCTCTGGTGGATCGTCAGGTTATAAGGCTGGTAACTCCCGGGACCTATCTCCCGGAAGAGACCGGAAACGACGGGCGGCTGGTCGCGGTTCGTAAGCTGGATCGGTACAGATGGGCGGTTGGATCGTTGGAACCGGGAACCGGTTTTTTGGAGGCTGGGGCGATGCCCTTGGACGAGGTGCGAGGTTTCCTGTCCGCCTACAGGGGATCGGAGATACTTCGCCCCAAGGGGAAGATCCCGGAGGAGATAGCTTTCCTTATCGAGAGTTCTCCTGTCGTCGAGCTGCCTGTAGAGGATTTCGATCCAGCCGGAGGGGCCAGATGGCTTCAACATAGATGGGACCTGGCCTCCCTCCAGGGTTTCGGTTTTCAGGACGGTGCTCCGGAAATAGGGGTGGCTGCCGCGCTGCTTCGTTATCTGGAGGAGACTCAGTTCGGAGCTGCCAGGCACGTCTCGGGAATAGCCCCGGTGCTTTCCTCCCGATATCTACATCTCGATGTGACCACTCAAAGAAACCTCGAGCTTTTCGACGGTGACGGACCGTCCCTCTACGACATACTGAACCGATGCAAGACGGCCTGCGGAAGAAGGCGTCTGAGAGAGTGGATAACGAGGCCCTTGATGGACCCAGGGGAAATATCCCGTCGTCTAGACGTTCAGGAAACCCTGCTTAATTCCTCGGATGGATTGAACGATCTGCAGGATGGACTCGGGCATTGCAAGGATATAGAGAGATCCCTGGCTAGGCTGCATATGAGATCGGGAAACCCCAGGGACCTGGCGGCTATTAGGGACACATTATCCGCTCTTCCCTCCATAGAGGTAGCCCTGAAAGATGTGGGCTTGTCCCATCTGCTTCCCTGTAGCGACGATTTTCGCGACATATCGGATCTTCTAGCCGGGGGAATTGAGGACAGTCCGTCCAGGGTTCTCGGAAACGGAAAAATAGTGAGAGACGGTTTCGACGATAAACTGGACGAATGGAGGGGCTTTGCCGAGAGAGGTCAGGAATGGCTGAACGATTTTACCCAGAGGGAGAGGGATCGGCTTTCCATCCCAAGGTTAAAGACGGGATATTCCAGGGTCTTCGGGTATTACTTGGAGATAGGGAAAGGCTCCATGAGGGACGACCTCGAGCTTCCCGAGGATTACAGGAGACGGCAGACCCTGGTTTCGGCTGAGCGTTACACCACTTCGGAGCTGCGCGATTTCGAGGAAAGAATGTCGAGATCGGAGGAGGAGGTTCGAAAGCGAGAGACCGAACTGTACGGTATGCTCTTGGAGAGAACTCTGGAGAAGACCGAAAAGCTTCAGTCTCTAGGCAGGGCGTTGGGAAATCTGGATGTCTTGGTCTCCCTGGCGGAGGTCTCCAGAGAGAGAGGATATATCAGACCTGAATTCAGCGATGGTGGAGATATTTCAATAAAAGGAGGCCGCCATCCCGTGGTCGAGGCCGTACAGAAAGAGATCCCCTTTGTCCCGAACGACGTGGACATGAAGATGGACGGAAACAGGTTGGCCATAGTTACCGGGCCCAATATGGCGGGCAAGTCTACCTATCTCAGGATGACCGCCCTTCTCGTCATAATGGCTCAGATGGGGACCTATATACCGGCGGAATCGGCAGAGCTGGGACTCTGCGACAGGGTTTTCACCAGGCTGGGAGCCAGAGATGAACTGGCCTTCGGGAACAGTACCTTCATGGTCGAGATGGTGGAGACCGCCAACATTCTGCACAACGTCACGGACAGAAGCTTGGTCATTTTAGACGAGGTGGGACGAGGTACGTCCACCTACGACGGTATGAGTATAGCCTGGGCCGTCCTGGAGTACCTTCAGGGCGCCTGTGGCCGCTGTCCCAAGGTCCTTTTCGCCACCCATTATCACGAACTTACCGCTCTGGAGGGTCGGATGCCCCACGTCTTCAACCTGAGGGTGGAGGTGGAGGAGCGTCCGGACGGGGTGACTTTTCTTCACAGGGTGGTTCCCGGTCCTGCCGATAGATCCTACGGAGTCGAGGTGGCTCGGTTGGCCGGATTGCCCCGGGTGGTTCTGTGTCGGGCTCAGGAGCTCTTGGAACGTTTCGAGAAAAGCTCGGACGATGGGGCGTCGGTTCCGGGACCCTCCGTTCAGATGGAATTTTTCGACCTGAAGGGAGACGCCATAATACAGGAATTAGCCTCTCTATCCCCGGACGATCTGACCCCTATTCAGGCTCTGGAGAAGGTCTACGAACTGCATGAGGAAGCCCGAAAGGCGGTGAAACCTTGA
- the mutL gene encoding DNA mismatch repair endonuclease MutL, producing MTIHRLPQTVAMRIAAGEVVERPISVVKELMENSLDAGSSRISVSVIQGGRLSIVVEDDGCGIPREDLPLAVESHATSKISSIEDLDAIATLGYRGEALASVAAVSRLDIRSRTNQEDRGAWLRMEGGSSPEVDEQNCRVGTRVQVDDLFFNLPARRKFLKSARAELRRITKVVQEFSVAYPSVAFILNSDGKKIYETQGARDRVDVLKGLWGDEPEILTSSGARGPYSVILWWQRISKVSRVSVMAFVNGRRVEDGTIRAAISSGETHPGGNWVVWVETPPDEVDVNVHPAKTEVLFRHGGDLFAAVRDGATSMKGRSLPDWESRPLLRTGSPAGTYVPKYAPKGESLFRGVDPFPSPSGSGDDTRPRTFKFSSAPAEESSPLPVREQISDPVEVDEGPHISYLGQLNSGYLVFDDGGDMVLMDPHAAHERINFERIKKRCSSGYGTQNLATPVHLPPTMASEVDHMEARLASVGFVFSVGDGETLLEGIPDVPGCSSVSPVDMLRTTVAALSENTDTGEIMWLKWATLACKASVKLTWKLSREEAVALWRDLICCETPSACPHGRPAVLRLSSDKMASHFERS from the coding sequence TTGACGATCCATAGATTGCCCCAAACAGTGGCTATGAGAATAGCGGCTGGAGAGGTCGTAGAAAGACCGATCTCCGTCGTCAAAGAACTGATGGAGAACAGTCTCGACGCGGGGTCCTCCAGGATCTCCGTATCTGTGATCCAAGGCGGTCGCCTTTCAATCGTGGTCGAGGACGATGGTTGCGGCATTCCCCGAGAGGACCTGCCCCTGGCGGTGGAAAGCCACGCCACCAGCAAGATATCCTCTATAGAGGACCTTGACGCCATTGCGACCTTGGGTTACAGAGGAGAGGCCCTGGCCAGCGTAGCGGCGGTGAGCCGCCTGGACATAAGGAGCCGGACGAATCAAGAGGATCGCGGTGCCTGGCTCAGGATGGAGGGCGGGTCCTCCCCCGAGGTGGACGAGCAGAACTGTCGTGTGGGTACCAGAGTACAGGTGGACGATCTGTTTTTCAATCTTCCGGCGAGGCGCAAGTTTCTTAAGAGCGCCAGAGCGGAGCTCCGAAGGATAACCAAGGTAGTTCAGGAGTTCAGCGTCGCCTATCCCTCGGTTGCCTTTATATTGAACAGCGACGGTAAAAAGATCTACGAGACACAGGGCGCCAGGGATAGGGTGGATGTCCTGAAGGGCCTTTGGGGGGACGAACCGGAGATACTGACCTCGTCGGGGGCTAGAGGTCCTTACTCGGTCATCCTGTGGTGGCAGAGGATCTCCAAGGTTTCCCGAGTTTCCGTCATGGCTTTCGTCAACGGCAGGAGGGTGGAGGACGGAACGATAAGGGCGGCGATTTCCTCCGGCGAAACCCATCCGGGAGGGAATTGGGTCGTATGGGTAGAGACCCCACCCGACGAGGTGGACGTGAACGTGCATCCGGCCAAGACGGAGGTCCTCTTCAGACATGGAGGCGATCTCTTCGCCGCAGTCAGGGACGGAGCGACCTCCATGAAAGGCCGGTCGTTGCCGGATTGGGAAAGCCGTCCGTTGCTGCGGACAGGATCTCCCGCCGGGACCTATGTTCCGAAATACGCTCCGAAAGGGGAATCTCTCTTCAGAGGGGTGGATCCTTTCCCTTCCCCCTCTGGATCCGGCGACGATACTCGCCCTAGGACCTTTAAATTTTCCTCTGCTCCTGCAGAGGAATCCTCACCCCTTCCGGTCAGGGAGCAGATTAGCGACCCTGTGGAGGTGGACGAGGGGCCTCATATCTCATATCTGGGACAACTGAATTCGGGATACCTCGTTTTCGACGACGGTGGTGATATGGTATTGATGGATCCCCATGCGGCACACGAGAGGATAAACTTCGAGAGGATAAAGAAGCGTTGTTCTTCCGGGTATGGAACTCAAAATTTGGCCACTCCCGTTCACCTGCCGCCTACGATGGCCTCCGAGGTCGATCACATGGAGGCAAGGCTGGCTTCAGTCGGTTTCGTTTTTTCCGTCGGCGATGGGGAAACCCTGCTGGAGGGAATTCCCGACGTTCCCGGTTGTTCTTCCGTCTCTCCCGTCGATATGCTCAGAACTACCGTTGCCGCTCTGTCGGAAAACACCGATACAGGCGAGATAATGTGGCTGAAGTGGGCTACCTTGGCGTGCAAGGCCTCGGTGAAACTTACCTGGAAGCTGTCTCGGGAGGAAGCCGTCGCTCTCTGGAGAGATCTCATCTGTTGCGAAACCCCGTCTGCCTGTCCTCACGGGAGGCCCGCTGTGTTGAGACTTTCCTCGGACAAGATGGCCTCCCATTTCGAGAGGAGTTGA